The Jaculus jaculus isolate mJacJac1 chromosome 3, mJacJac1.mat.Y.cur, whole genome shotgun sequence genome includes the window tatggaaaagctaaagaagcaatggtgttagctcttcttgtaggtctggtaaaattcagcagtgaatccatctggccctgggctttttttatttgggagatttttaataactgttcagatcaccatgcttgttataggtctatttaagtgattaatctcatcttgatttaatttaggtaggtcatataaatcaaggaaatcatccatttgttccagatttttatactttgtggagtatatgtttttataatatgtccgTATGATGTTTTTAacttctctggcatctgttgtgatgttaccttttccatatctaattttattaatttgtatctcttctctctttcctttggtcagatttactaagggtttatcaatcttgtttatcctttcaaagaaccaactatttgtttcattgattctttggatttctttttttagtttctatttcattaatttctgccttaatctttaatatttcttcctgtctgctgattttGTATTtgattgttcttctttttccaaggctttaaggtgaagcattaggtcatttacttgtgacctttctaatttcttaatataggcacttaaagctatcaaTGGaccacttaggactgccttcattgtgtcccagagattttggtatattgtgttctcattatcaattgactctataaattttttgattcccctcttgatttctttattgacccattcatcatttagtaatgtgttgtttaatttccgtgattttgtgtatgctctatggcttttcttgctattgatttgcagtttgatcccactgtggtcagatagaatggaagtttttctgtatttgttaagatttgctttgtgtcctaatatatggtctattttagagaatgttccaagtgctactgaaaagaatgtatactctgcatcatttggatgaaatatcctatatatatctcttaggtccattccttctataacctcattttgcccagatgccactttgtttattttttcaccaGTTTGACCTGTcaagtgatgagagtggggtgttgaagttggCCGCTATCatggtgtttggtgttatctgtgaccttagttctaatagcatttgtttgacgaacttgggggcccccatgtcaggtgcatatatgtttaggattgcaacgCTCTCCTGTTgtagggtgcctttaatcaatataaagtgaccttccttatctttcttaactaatgttggactgaagtctaccttgtcagatattaagatagcagcccctgcttgttttctaggtccatttgcatgaaacactgttttccaacctttcaccctaaggtagtatccatcctttgtagaaaggtggttttcttggaagcaacaaattgaaggatgctgctttttaacccagtctgaaaacctatgtcttttgtttggggcattgaggctgttgatattaagagataatattgaaatgtgtgtattcattcttgccatttttttgtagttcttccagttttacctttgttcgCTTGGGTTAACTGGTATttaagtattgtttgttttttcccagttccttataagtgtgcttttccttttcttcagcatggaggattcttttaagtattttctgtagaactggttttgccttcaaatagtcctttagcctgcttttgtcatggaatgtccttatttctctatttgaatggatagctttgcaggataaagtaaccttggttgacagttgttatctttcagaacttggaatatatcactccaagcccttctggcttttaaagtttgtgctgaataatctgctgtaatcctgatgggcttgccattgtaggaaacttgatttttctctctaactgctttcaatattttttctttggtttgtgtgtttggaagtttgatcataatatggcgaggagagattctttccaggttttgtctggctggggttctaaaggcttcctgtatctgtattggcacctctttcccaatttgggggaaattttcttctatgattttgttgaagatgcctactatgcctttggagtggaattcttctccttctactatgccctgaattcttatgtttgatcttttcatagtgtcccaaatatcttgaaattcccactcatacttttctatacatttgtctttctctttgttggactgtattagatctgccaccttgtcttctagcttagatattctgtcctctccttcatccattctactggtgagattttctaaagagtttttttttgttgtttttttttgtttatgtttttttttttaaatttcattaactgtgttcttcattgctagtaattctgactggtttttctttattatttctatttccttgtttatgtcttgtattgccttctttatttcattaaatttgtgtcctgcatcttctttgatttcctctttgattcctttgatttcctctttgatttcttctttgattcctttgatttcttctttgacctctttgaacatatttacaatcattcttttgaaatctttctcaggtatttcctctaactcgttctcactggaggtcatttctgatgcattaatactgttaggtggatttatattgtcttgctttttagtttttcttgagttataaagtatataatttttgcatcttggattaagttaatacttgtattttctagctaactgggtattcctagctgtatcagttgatttgatgttatatattttcagggtaggagcttaaggtgttaggtgtggctcttaagactctcagagtatctacaaaggtattcctaggggttgagtttccctgccacGGAAGTATTCAAGGAGGATGAGTggcataaaatacaggtagattctaaaagttaactaaacactgtacacattcaatcaaaaacagccccaagtatgtatgcaagagtagttattataacaaccagatactctatcaacaaagaggttaagattacttgtctgttgaggaatccaagtcagcttgtgaccaagtgagacccttccctggtgcaataccagttaccttggatgattttggtctcagtcaacttgctgcctgggtcctcaggctgctgatgttgctgccagactctgctcctgcttgggtcctgctgtcggctcaagttggtgtggctctgttcactggagctgggctcaggcagtgggggaggagagggacatgcagctgctctggttctctcgctgttccatgtgctcttctaccttgtggtctgctcctctgttgctcactgccactctccctgcatgtttcttgagttgcggagagctctggtgtgagtggaagctcccctcacctggttttccCTGCTGCTCGAGtgaagtctggtggctttctggcgCGCTGCCACCACTGTGGTTGGTGGCGTAGCCaaggccgcttttgccagccagtgagggctctggatgctctggatctctcctacttctccgctgctgcttcaatttcctatacacctcactttttagtaaaagtgtgtattttgctgagttttttttggtctttttcccccctaggctgctttggcatggtacctacgctgccaacTTAACTGGAAGTCAAGAGTGTATTCTTAAttctctaagctgattgtctgctaggaacatttcccattgcaaactgacAGTAAATTGATAGTACACTAAactgattgtctactaggaacatttctcattgtatacTCACAGTGAGTTCATAGTTCTATAGGCTGATTGTatactaagaacattccccattgcatactaacagtgaatgcaaagttatataagctgatcaagtactaagaacatttcccatgaaaAACTAACAGTGATTTCATAGTTCTATTAGCTGATtctctgctaagaacatttctccttgtaaactaactgagaattcatagttctataattagtgtctgctaagaacattcttGGTTGCCatataacagtgaattcaaaattcTATAAATTCCTTGACTTCTAAGGACTTTTTCAATTGCAAACCACTgtgaattaatagttctctaaACTGGTTGTCTATTAGGAACATTTTCTATTGCAACCTACCAGTGATACAAAGTTTTATAAGATCAGTGTCTGCTAAGTATATTCTCCACTGCACTGTAATGTGAAATCAAAGTTGTATAAACTGATCATGTGCTACGAATATTTCTTATTGCAAACTAATGGGGAATTCGTAGTTGTATAAGCTTAGTGTCTGAAGATCATTTCCATTTGCATATAAACAGAGAATTAatggttctataagctgattgtcagATAAGCATATTTCTTATTGTATACCAACAGTGAATATAGAGCTGTATAAGCAGGTGATTGTTTGCTAAGAAGAGTTCCAATTTAAACTAAGAGTGGAATCTtagttctatgagctgattgtctactaagaacatgtcccattgcaaactaacagtgaattaataagCTGATTGTgttctaggaacatttcctgttgtaaattaacagtgaattcatagttctataagctgatcatatGCTAAGAACATTGCCCattgcatactaacagtgaattcaaagttctataacctGATCaagtactaagaacatttcccattgaaaattaacagtgaattcatagttctgtgAGCTGTTTGTCTgctgagaacatttcccattgtaaactaataaTTATTTCGTAGTTCTATAATGTGATTgcctgttaagaacatttccctttgcaaacaaacagagaattcatagttctataaggtgATTATACACTAAGCACATATCCCGTTGTAAAGTTAGTGAGAATAAAGCATTCTATAACGTGATTGTCTACTAACAACATTTCCAtttgcaaattaacagtgaattcatacttccataagctgattgtctgctaagaacatttcccattgtaaactaacagagaattcatacttgtATTAGGTGAGTGTCTGacaagaacattccccattgcaaactaatagtgaattcaaagttatataagctgatcatgtcctaggaacatttcccattgtaaacagtGAATTCGTAGTACTAaaagatttttgtatgttaagaacatttccctttgcaaagaaacagagaattcaTATTTCTATAAGCTTCTTGTCCACTAAGCACTTTacacattgtaaactaactgagaattcatagttatATAAATtggttgtctgctaagaacatttccacttataaactaagagtgaattctgagttctataagctgattgcctccaagaacatttcccattgcaaactaaagGTGAATTTAAAGTTCTCTAAGCAGAGTGtctattaagaacatttcccattgcaaacaaacattgaattcactgttgaataagctgagtgtccacaaagaatgtttaccattgtaaattaacagtgaattcaaaaaacTATAAGCAGATTGTGTATGaagaacatttcttgttgaaaactaacagggagtttaaagttctataagctgtgtCTGCTAGGAACTTTTCCGATTGCAAATCAACAGTGAACTCAATGTTCAGTAAGCTaattgtgtgttaagaacatttcccattttaaacaaacagagaattcacagttcCTTAAGCTAATTGTTCACTAAGAAcacttcccattgcaaactaaaagAGAATTCAAAGTTCTTTCAGCTAATTTTaccctaagaacatttcctgtaaaagtactataagctgattgtgaagaacatttctcattgcagactaacagagaattcacagttgCATAAGCTGCATGTCCACAGAGAACATTTCTCTTTGCaagctaacagtgaattcaaggggGTATCAGCTGAttatgtgttaagaacatttcccattgaaaactaacagtgcattcaaagttctataagctcagtgtgtactaggaacatttcccattgcaaactaacagtgaagtcaAAGTTTTATAAGCGTATTGtcaactaagaacatttcccattgcaaactaccaAGGAATTCACAGTTCTAGAGACTGTCTACTAAAAACTTTTCTCATTGTCAACTGACAGTGAATTGAAAGAACTATAAGATAAttatgtgttaagaacatttcccattgaaaactaacgttgaaataaatgtgttttaatcTGAGTGTCTACTAGCAACACTTCCCATTGCaatcaacagtgaattcaaagttctataagctgactgTCTAATAGGAACATTTCctttgtaaactaagagtgaattaaagttctataagctgattgtctaataagaacattttCTGTTGCAACTAGCAGACAATTCACTGGTTTATAAGCTGAGTGTAcataaagaacatttcccattgtatactaacagtgaattcaaagaactataaacTGACTTTGTGTTAACATAagttcccattgaaaactaacaggggattcaaagttctataagctgagtgtctactacgaatgtttccctttgtaaactgaCAGTGAACTCAATGTTCTGTGAGGTGAttgtctaataagaacatttcccattgcaaactaatagaaaattcattgttttataagctgagtgtTCACAAATAATGTTTCCCACTGtaatctaacagtgaattcaaagaactataaacTGCTTTTGTGTTAAGATAATTTTCCATTGAAAACCCacatggaattcaaagttctataatatGAATGTCAACTATGAATACTTCCCTGTGTGAACTAAAAGTGAATTTTTCTGTAATCTGATTGCCtaataagaatatttcccattggaaactaacagagaattcactgttttataagcagagtgtccacaaagaacatttccccttGTAAGCTAACAGTGAATTTACAGAACTATAAACTgatagtgtgttaagaacatttcctgttgaaaactaacagtgaatttaaagttctataagctgagtttctaataagaacatttcccattgcagactaacagagaattcaatgttTGATAAggtgagtgtccacaaagaatgttTCCTATTTTAAGGTAAcattgaattcaaagaactataaactgatagtgtgttaagaacatttcctgttgaaaactaacagtgaaattAAAGTTCTGTAAGTTGAgtgtctaataagaacatttGCCATTTCAAACTCATAGAGAATTCCCTGTTTtttaagctgagtgtccacaaataaTGTTTCACATTGTAAActatagtgaattcaaagaactataagcTGATTTTGTGTTAAGataatttcccattgaaaactaacagggaatttaaggttctataagctgagtgtctactatgaatatttccctttgtaaactagcAGTGAATTTATagttctgtaagctgattgtctaataagaacagttcccattgcaaactaacagagaattcactgttttaCAAGCTGAGTGTCCTCAGAGAATGTTTACCCTtataaaataacagtgaattcaaagaattataAGATgattgtgtgttaagaacatttcccattgaaaactaacagagaattcgcagttctttaagcaaattgtaccctaagaacatttcccattgcaaacttaAAGAGAATTCAAAGTTCTTTCAGCTAATTGTAccctaagaacatttcctattgttacAAAACAATGAACTCAAagaactataagctgattgtgaagaacatttcccattgcagactaacagagaattcacagttATATAACCGGCATGTCTACAGACAATGTTTCTCTTTCCAAACTAACATTAAATTCAAGGAAGTATCAGCTGATTATGTGTTGAGagtgtggggttccccagaggggtccctgctcagggctgtctacgtgaccccaagaacactcacacaGGACCTTCTCAATGCAAACCGgccgaggtttattgaatccgatgcatcggggctcaacacagattcctctcgcaggaggggtgaagagcccctagcaacgggtttggtcagcttataaaggctaaaaccacaggtatgcagagtcataggggctttccagccatgggtccctctgattgggtggagcccacggggtgggctcgtgtctgggggcttcagatatgtgttgaccattgattggttgtgtccaggtggggagttatcttaatgaggaactcgagttcctggaatttaggcattgtgtaaggcatacaaaaggtcaggttcctcatggtatgctttttacaaaatggaggcagttgcaaaatggcggttctgtgattcagtgcagcagcaagcaagccatattacagaagcttaaaaaggcaggttagcagaacaactagaaaacagggcagcagaaatagggcaacttttatcctttcatttcccccttttctttgtcataattccaatcatggaatttcagtttctgcaagagactggtactgttgtttaagtatcatgacttggacggtgctgatcctttctctaataaaggtaactaatctatttattatgcatggaccaaaggtgaagaggagaattaagatgataagtggccctagcaaggtggagatcaaagtagtcatccagggggacctggtgaaccaggattcataccaagactggttctgttgtctctcccgtttgcgttgttctaggctttctcgtactttctgcaagctgttttctactaatccagtcttgtctgcatagaagcagcactcttcttttagagctgcacagtgtcccccctgttgtaaaaataataaatctaggcctcttctattctgtaatacaacctctgaaaagtgaagaaaccgagtcctttaggttctgcattcctgactgtaactcttgtagatctttgtctattgctaagctgagcTGAGCGTACTGTTGGttagaggtgacaagggaagctatgccggtgcctgctcctgcagTGCCCAACCCTATTATTAAGGCTAATGTAAGGGTAGTTATAGGCTCTCTCTTATTCCTAGAAGGGGTGGAAGGGCCAGAATTCCAGATGCTTTGAAAATCATCAGAATTTCTTATAGCAAGTCTGGGCAGCAAGTTAATAAGCACACAATAGTCCTTTTTCTCTAGAAAAGTTGTTCTTTCTATATAGGTAGTTAACCCTGTGGAGCAAGCGAGGTAGGCGTCCGAGGGGGCTGAAACATATTTGTAATTTTGGGAGTCTATGCTGAGACTCTGATTACAGATCTCCTGGAGGGAGATAGGAGGCAACATACAAGGGCCTACCAGACAGAGTTCTGCTCCAGAGACAAAACTCATAGTGAGTCCCTGAGTGCCAGGTGGGGGCCGCCAGCATAGGCCAGAGGTCTCATTGGTAAACGTTACATTTCCTGAGGCGGCTAGCCCTTCATAGAAGGAGGGGGGGGCTGTAAGAGcaacaaatccaacattcctttagAGTATGGTTGACAGAATTAATGATCTGAATAGAGGAATTGATCAGAGTTAGGATGAGATCAGCAGAGGAGGGGGACCTTGGGGGAACCGTGGGTCTGaaaaaggcagaggcagctgcagtCGGGGAAGTAGAGGGGAGTGATTGCTGGGGTGGTTTAGGTTgagctggggattgtgggttatggagTACAGGGTTGGGGCCTATACTGGCTTTTTGGGAATCTGGGAGAGTTATGGTTAGCTTAATCTTAAAAGTTAGGCCGGGGTCCTTCCCTGACACGTACAAGCGAAGGCCCCACTCAAATCCtctattattttcccattttgccctttttcctttttctgtaaaaGATATCAGGATGGGATTACACCAGTTATTACATCTCTCCTGGGGAAGTACTATAAGTTGTCCCCCTACGACGTGGTGGGCTAAGTCTTTTTCTTCTATggggctttttctttttattgtaatATAGTCCCATGAAGAGTAGGGGCGCCAGGACCCATCTCCAGTAGTTTCACatccccaggaggcacaaaaataatcgTTATAATAACCGCAGTAATTTGATGTTCTTGGCCTATGGGAGGGTCTGGGGCAGACATAAATTGGGGCTGTATTGAGAAGGGTTCTGTCAACCATGTTGCCACACCCATACTGTGGAAGGTATCGATTTACAGTATTTATAGGCTTGTTTTGTGGCCAAAAATGGTCGGGGGTGCCCCACTGTGGGTCGGCTCCTAGGGCAAGGGCACACAGGTCTACCTCGAGAGGGGGCCAGGGAGTAGACGTTGATAGTTGAGATGTGGAGTTAGCTACATCTCCTGCTTGGTTCATGATTTGCCAGgtataattgtaaagttgataGGGTGAAGAGGATAGAGAACAAGGCAACAATATACTTAACAATGTCCAAACCTTAAAAAACTTCATCATGATTGACAGAGACACAGTGAAGGCGTAGTTTAAGGGGGTTATCAGTCTTTGTCAGCTGCCAGCGGGGGTCAAGTGATGGAGCTGGTTTCACGTGAGATGCGTGGATCCAGGCAGCTATCCCGTCTACCTTCACGGCAGTGGGTGTCGTCAGGAGTACCGTGAAGGGCCCCTTCCAACGAGGTTTGAGGGTCAGTGTCGCCTCACGTAGACTGAGTCCCCCAGCTGGTATGAGTGCGGGGCTGGGTCCTTAGCCAGTAGATAGCTCTCTTTTAGCTTTGGCCATAAATCCTTTTGGAGGATATATAGCGCCTGGAGCCTGTGATTCAGATCAGAAGAAGAAATCATATCTGGGTTCTGCATTAGCAATTTATTAAGTGGGGTTGGGAccccaaataaaatctcaaaaggagTTAGGTTAAACTTGTAAGGGGTGTTGCGAACCCGGAAGAGGGCCCACGGAAGGAGCATCGTCGAATCTGTACAGCCAGTCTCTAAGGACAACTTAGTTATGGTCTCTTTTaatgttctattcattctttctacctgtcctgagctctggggtctataagcacaatgtaatttctaaTTAATCCCCAAAGTTCTGGCCacctcctgacttacctgggcaacaaaggcaggACCGTTGTCTGAGCCTATTACCTGAGGTACCCCATATCTGGGGatgatttcttctaaaagttttttggttACCATTGTGGCTGTCTCTTTCTTAGTGGGGTAGGCTTCCACCCATCCAGAGAATGTGTCTATAAAAACTAGAAGATATTTATTCCCATAGTGGGCAGATTTCAGCTCGGTGAAATCAGTCTCCCAATACAAGCCTGGTCGATCTCCGCGAAGTCTCTTACCAGGGTCCGTCTGGGAGGTCTGGGCATTTACTTTTTGACATGGGATGCATTGTTTTACCAGCTTCTCAGCTATTTCTTTAAGTCCTATTATGTGATAATCAGTCTTTTTGAgagtttctattaattttctagcTCCAAAATGAGTTAGCCTATGTAGCTGTTGCAGAGTGGATTCTGCTTATTGTCTAGGTAGGATATGTttcccttcttctgtctcccatctttgggtacccttattaaatttcttttgtattctaGTCATATCTTTTAGGTCCTGTTCAGTATATTCTGAAGGCTGTAATTTTGGGAGGtcaatttctttttcaactaAGGGGAGCAGATACGTTCCTTGAGCAGCCTTTTTGGCCTCTACATCAGCCATCCTGTTTCCTCTTGCCACTAGAGAGTTTCCTTTTTGGTGCCCCGGACAATGGACTATAGCCAGCTTGGCAGGCCGATGCAGGGCATTgagtaaatctaaaatttcttgtttgtttttgatttcttttcccgcAGAGGTTAATAACCCTCTCTGCCGGTAGATGgcaccatgcacatgtgcagtTGCAAAAGCATACCGGCTGTCTGTATATATGGTAGCCTTTTTCCCTTCTGCCATATTTAAGGCTTGGGTTAATGCAATTAGTTCGGCCTTCTGGGCTGAAGTCCCTTCAGGCAGTTTGTTAGCCCAGATCACCCTGTCTCCGTCAACAATTGCCGCCCCCGCCATCTGCTTACCTTCAAGGAGGTAGCTACTGCCATCAGTGAACCAGGTTACCTTGGCATCTGGTAGTGGCTGGTCCGTCAGATCAGGTCTCATTCCAGTAACCTCAGCCAAGATGTCCCCACAGCTGTGAATTACTGTGGAGTCGGGATCTGGCCAGAGGGTAGCCGGATTTAGTTGAGTGGGGGGTGCAAACTTGACCCTGTCCGAGTTAAGGAGGAGACTCTGGTAGTGGGTGATTCGGGCGTTTGAGAGCCATCGGTCTGGAGGCTGACGGATGACACTCTCCAGTGCATGGGATGCAATGACTGTGACAGTCTGCCCCAGAGTTAATTTATCAGCATCCTTTTAAAGTAAAGCCATGGCGGCAATAATCTTGAGGCAAGGGGACCACCCAGCAGCCACAGGATCCAATTTTTTTGATAAATAGGCCACTGGCTTTCGCCAGGGCCCTAGTTTCTGAGTCAGTACCCCTTTTGCAATGCCTTTCTGCTCATGTATATACAAGTAAAATGGCTTGGAGGTGTcgggaagggagagagcaggtGCCTTTAAGAGGGCACGCTTGATGTCGTCAAAAGCCTGTTGTTGTTCCTCTCCCCATTGGAAAACTGCAGACGtcttagtcaaggggtaaaggggggcCGCCAGGGTGGCAAACCCCGGTATCCACAGTCTACAAAATCCTGCAGATCCCAGGAATTCCCGTATTTGCCTGGCATTTGCAGGCACTGGGATCTGTTCCACAGCCTGCTTACATGCTTCCGTCAGCCATCTCCACCCTCCTTTCAGAGAATACCCCAAGTAGTTTACTTGCCTTTTGCAGAGTTGGGCCTTCTTCGCCGAGGCGCGGTAACCCAGGTGGGCCAGTTCCTTCAATAGTGCCTTTGTCCCCTGTTCACTTTCAGTTTGGGTTCCAGTCACGAGGAGTAAGTCGGCAACGTATTGGAGGAGAGTTACCTGGGGGTTTGAGGTTCGGAAGGAGGCCAGGTCCTGGTGAAGTGCCTcgtcaaagatggtgggtgaatttttgaATCCTTGGGGCAGCCTAGTCCAAGACAACTGTCCGGAGATTCCGGagtcagggtccttccattcaaaggcaaagatAGGTTGACTCTTTTCATTTAATGGCAAGCAGAAAAAAGCATCTTTCAGGTCCAAGACTGTGTACCAGTCCCGGTCCGGGGGTAGTGAACTCAGGAGGTTATAGGGATTGGGCACAGTTGGGTGTAGGTCTTCGACCCTTTTGTTAACCTCTCTTAAGTCTTGAACTGGGCGATAGTCATTGGTGTTTGGCTTGCGCACTGGCAGCAAAGGGGGATTGGCACCTTTTTATAACCCCTAATTTTAGAAGCCTCATTATGTG containing:
- the LOC105944380 gene encoding LOW QUALITY PROTEIN: uncharacterized protein LOC105944380 (The sequence of the model RefSeq protein was modified relative to this genomic sequence to represent the inferred CDS: inserted 2 bases in 1 codon; substituted 1 base at 1 genomic stop codon), whose protein sequence is MEQTISTPLDLTLAHWTDVKSRAHSLSVEIKKGKWQTLCEGEWTMFNVGWPQGGTFNPDLIQAVKRIILQEAGGHPDQMPYIFTWQDLVQDPPSWLKPWIPPQPTNSIPSGTSKVLVAVPPREEKKIYPDIQMELLLDSPPPYPPTHTPTAPPPAPSPEGAQGGPATGNRSRRALSPDTTVALPLRAIGPSPPLGPGDDPTQRTLPPLQYWPFSSADLYNWKANHPPFSEGPSKLTALMESLVSSHQPTWDDCQQLLRTLFTTEERERILLEARKNVPGDDGCPTQLQNVIDDGFPLIRPNWDFNTPDGREHLRIYRQALVAGLRGAARCPNNLAKVREVIQGPNEVPSVFLERLMEAYRRYTPFDPMVEEQRVSVLMYFVDQSAPDIRRKLQRLDGLSHYTLSDLVKEAEKVYNKRETEEVKEERRAKQQEERDQKRDKRHEKNMTRILAAVIQNKGSAGRPRDTRQKQNPGNRHQLEKDQCAYCKEKGHWIKDCPKKKPKEVLTLEDDEXGGRGSDPLPEPRVTLKVEGKPIQFLVDTGAQHSVLLKSEGPISNRKSWVLGATGNHQFSWTTRRTVDLGVGRVSHSFLVIPGCPAPLLGRDLLTKMGAQITFTKKGPQVTDQHGKIIHVLTMKLEDEHRLFERPQTNTDMNKWLTKVPGAWAETAGMGLASHQPPIIVNLKASATPVSVRQYPMTQEAREGIKPHIMRLLKLGVIKRCQSXPLLPVRKPNTNDYRPVQDLREVNKRVEDLHPTVPNPYNLLSSLPPDRDWYTVLDLKDAFFCLPLNEKSQPIFAFEWKDPDSGISGQLSWTRLPQGFKNSPTIFDEALHQDLASFRTSNPQVTLLQYVADLLLVTGTQTESEQGTKALLKELAHLGYRASAKKAQLCKRQVNYLGYSLKGGWRWLTEACKQAVEQIPVPANARQIREFLGSAGFCRLWIPGFATLAAPLYPLTKTSAVFQWGEEQQQAFDDIKRALLKAPALSLPDTSKPFYLYIHEQKGIAKGDADKLTLGQTVTVIASHALESVIRQPPDRWLSNARITHYQSLLLNSDRVKFAPPTQLNPATLWPDPDSTVIHSCGDILAEVTGMRPDLTDQPLPDAKVTWFTDGSSYLLEGKQMAGAAIVDGDRVIWANKLPEGTSAQKAELIALTQALNMAEGKKATIYTDSRYAFATAHVHGAIYRQRGLLTSAGKEIKNKQEILDLLNALHRPAKLAIVHCPGHQKGNSLVARGNRMADVEAKKAAQGTKLIETLKKTDYHIIGLKEIAEKLVKQCIPCQKVNAQTSQTDPGKRLRGDRPGLYWETDFTELKSAHYGNKYLLVFIDTFSGWVEAYPTKKETATMVTKKLLEEIIPRYGVPQVIGSDNGPAFVAQGPFTVLLTTPTAVKVDGIAAWIHASHVKPAPSLDPRWQLTKTDNPLKLRLHCVSVNHDEVF